GACCAATCACTTTGCGCATGGTCTCTGCATAAGGACGGCTGGCCGCCATGCGATCCTGCGATTTACGCATTTTGGAAGCGGCGACCATCTCCATCGCTTTAGTGATCTTTTGCGTGTTCTGGACGCTTGCGATCTTACTACGTATCTCTTTTGCGCCGGCCATGAGCTTCTCCTCAATGCCTTGCGGCCTGCCCTAAGGCAAGCCGCCAGACGTTACCAGGACTGGGTTGCTTTGAAGGAATCGAGGATGCCTTTCAGCTTGCCTTCGATTTCGTCGTTATAGCCACCGGACTGGTTGATCTCTTGCATCAGCGGAGCGTGATCACGGTCGACGTAAGCCAGCAGTGCGGCTTCGAAGCTACCGATTTTCGCCAGTTCGACATCCGCCAGATAACCACGTTCTGCCGCGAACAGAACCAGAGACTGCTGCGCAACGGACATCGGCGCATACTGTTTCTGTTTCAGCAGTTCAGTTACTTTCTGACCGTGGTCCAGCTGCTTACGGGTCGCATCGTCAAGGTCGGAGGCAAACTGAGAAAACGCCGCCAGTTCACGATACTGCGCCAGCGCGGTACGAATACCACCGGACAGTTTTTTCATGATCTTGGTCTGAGCAGCACCACCTACACGGGATACGGAGATACCCGGGTTAACCGCAGGACGAATACCGGCGTTAAACAGGTTGGATTCCAGGAAGATCTGACCATCGGTAATGGAAATTACGTTGGTCGGAACGAACGCGGAAACGTCACCCGCCTGTGTTTCGATAATCGGCAGCGCGGTCAGAGAACCGGTTTTCCCTTTCACTTCACCTTTGGTGAAAGCTTCAACGTAGTCGGCGTTAACACGCGCGGCACGCTCCAGCAGACGAGAGTGGAGGTAGAATACGTCGCCCGGGAATGCTTCACGTCCAGGCGGACGACGGAGCAGCAAGGAGATCTGACGATAAGCAACAGCCTGTTTAGACAGGTCATCGTAAATGATCAGCGCATCTTCACCGCGGTCACGGAAGTATTCGCCCATTGCGCAACCCGCATACGGCGCCAGGTATTGCAGCGCTGCGGATTCAGACGCAGTTGCCACCACAACAATGGTGTTGGCCAACGCGCCATGTTCTTCCAGTTTACGTACCACGTTAGAGATGGTGGATGCTTTCTGGCCGATAGCGACATAAATACATTTGATGCCGGAGTCGCGCTGGTTGATGATGGCGTCGATAGCCAGCGCGGTTTTACCGGTCTGACGGTCACCGATGATCAGTTCACGCTGACCACGACCGATTGGGATCATGGAGTCAACGGCTTTATAACCGGTCTGCACCGGCTGATCAACGGACTGACGGTCGATTACGCCCGGCGCAATCGCTTCAACGGCAGAGAAGCCGTCGTTATCAACCGGACCTTTACCGTCGATTGGCGCACCCAGGGTGTTTACCACACGTCCCAGCAGGCCGCGGCCAACCGGAACTTCCAGGATACGACCCGTACATTTAACCTTCATACCTTCGGCAAGGTCAGCGTACGGGCCCATGACTACCGCACCCACAGAGTCGCGCTCCAGGTTCAGTGCGATAGCGTAACGGTTCCCCGGCAGGGAGATCATTTCACCCTGCATACAATCGGCCAGGCCGTGAATGCGGATAACACCGTCACTTACAGAAACAATAGTACCTTCGTTGTGAGCTTCACTCACAACATTGAACTGAGCAATGCGCTGCTTGATCAGTTCGCTGATTTCGGTGGAATTCAGTTGCATGCTCCAGTCCCCTTAAGACTGCAAGACGTCTGCAAGGCGCTCAAGACGGCCGCGTACGCTGCCATCAATGACCATATCACCCGCCCGGATGATAACGCCTGCCATTACAGACTTATCGATTTTGCAATTCAGCTTCACTTTGCGTGACAGACGTTTTTCCATCGCGGCGCTGATTTTCGAAAGCTGCTCTTCACTCAATGCGGTTGCAGACGTAACTTCTACCTCGGAGGTAGCTTCACTGGCTGCACGCAGGTGAATAAACTGCTCCAGAACATCCGGGAGCGCGATCAAACGATTATTTTCAGCCATTACCCGAATCAGGTTCTGGCCGTTTTCGTCTAACTGCTCACCGCAGACTGCGATAAACGACTCAGCGAGCGTTTCCGGCGCCAGCGCGCCAGAGAGAAGCTCTGCCATTTGTTCGTTCTTGGTTACCTCGGCGGCAAACGCCAGCATGTCCTGCCAGCGTTCAACGCTTTGGTGTTCGACGGCAAAGTCAAAAGCTGCTTTGGCGTAGGGGCGAGCTACCGTAACAAATTCAGACATCAGCCCCTCCCTCCTTACAGTTCAGCGACAAGTTTGTCCACGATGTCGCTGTTAGCAGCTTCATCCACGGAACGTTCGATGATCTTCTCGGCGCCAGCAACAGCCAGGATAGCAACTTGCTTACGCAGCTCTTCACGGGCACGTTTACGCTCGGCTTCAATTTCCGCCTGCGCCTGAGCCACGATTTTAGTACGTTCCTGCTCTGCTTCAGTTTTGGCTTCGTCCAGGATCTGAGCGCGACGTTTGTTCGCCTGCTCGATGATTACCTGAGCTTCCGCTTTCGCTTTTTTCAGCTGGTCGGTCGCGCTGGCCTTTGCAAGGTCAAGATCCTTATGTGCGCGTTCTGCAGAAGCCAGACCGTCAGCAATTTCTTTCTGACGTTTCTCGATGGCAGCCATTAACGGCGGCCATACATACTTCATGCAAAACCAGACAAAGAGAATAAACGCGATGGCCTGGCCGAGGATTGTTGCGTTAAGATTCACAGCACAATGCCTCTATCTAGTTAACCTTCTGATATTGCTCTTAATTCAAGCAACGCTTACTACGCGACAGCGAACATCACGTACAGACCCAGACCTACAGCGATCATCGGGATAGCATCCACCAGACCCATAACGATAAAGAACTGAGTACGCAGCAGAGGAATCAGATCAGGTTGACGCGCCGCGCCTTCCAGGAATTTACCCCCGAGGATGCCGATACCGATCGCAGCACCGATTGCCGCCAGACCCATCATCACAGCGGCAGCCATGTACAGCAGATCCATATTCAGGTTTTCCATGACAGTCTCCAGTTTGTTTCAGTTAAAACGTAGTAGTGTTGGTAAATTAATGCTCTTCGGACGCCATCGACAGATAGACAATCGTCAGAACCATGAAAATGAAGGCTTGCAGCGTAATAATCAGGATGTGGAAAATGGCCCACGGCACATTCAGAATCCACTGTGACCACCACGGCAACAGACCAGCAATCAGAATGAAAATCAGCTCACCGGCATACATGTTGCCGAACAGTCGCAGACCGAGAGAAACCGGTTTGGACAGCAGACTTACCCCTTCAAGGATTAAGTTGACAGGAATGAACGCCCAGTGATTGAACGGCTGCAGCGTCAACTCTTTTGCGAAGCCGCCGATGCCTTTCATTTTGATGCTGTAGTACAGAATAAGGATAAATACGCCCAGCGCCATCGACAGGGTGATGTTGACGTCAGCAGACGGCACCACGCGCGTTGCCGGCAGACCCAGCCAGTGTTCAGCGATATATGGCAGCAGGTCGATAGGCAGTAAGTCCATCAGGTTCATCAGGAATACCCAGACGAAAATTGTCAGGGCCAGCGGCGCAATTAGCTTACTTTTGCCATGGTACATATCTTTCACGCTACCATGCACAAAGCCGACTATCAGCTCTATCGCGGTCTGAAACTTGCCTGGCACGCCGCTGGTCGCTTTTTTAGCAACACTACGGAACATCACCAGAAACAACAGACCCAGCACCACCGAGAAGAACATGGAGTCAATATTGAGCGTCCAGAAGGTGGCTGGGGGGTTCTGCGGATCCACCAGCGAGAATGTACGCAGGTCCAGCTGAAGGTTATTCAGGTGGTGTCCTATGTAATCCTGCGGCGTCATATTTTCTGAAGCCATGATGCCTTTTACCCTTTGTTGTTAATTACAGCCGGCGCCAGTATCTGAACCACCAGCACCAAAACCCACGTAACGATCAGCGGCAAAAACACCGCCTTTAAAACCGCCAGCGCCACCACCAGTAAAACCAGCATCGCTAACACCTTGAAAGCTTCGCCGAAGGCGAAAGTCCAGGACACGCGGCCCTTAGCAGGTGTATGCGCCTGGTGACGCCAGGCAAATATCATAAACAACATATTAGGCAGTGCCACTGCCAATCCCCCGCATAACGCGGAGATGCCCCAGAAGGGGTCTTTGAGGCAAAACAGCAATCCACTTGCCATTACCGCCAGAAACTGAATGAGCAGAAGCTTACGAGCAACGTTTCGACTCACGAGCGACACAGACATCACGTATTTACTCCTGCTCCCTTCGGGGTATGCCGCGTGTCGTATAAAACGTTCTTTAAGACCTGGAGTCAAGCATCAAAAAGCGGTCAAATTATACGGTGCGCCCCCGTGATTTCAAACAATAAGTAGCCAAAAGGTGAATAAATGTTTAAATATTTTTCTCTGGCCCGCATTTTTAACTTTTAGCCAAAGTGTGAACGATCGTGCAAAACTGCAAATAGCGCGAAAACACTGACTATAAAGCGTGCACCAGATCACATATTAAACATATTCACGCTCGCGCCATTAATTTACGTGACAATTCATGCTTTTTCATCCTTTTGATATTTAAGCGTAAAAGCAGGCACTGTTTTAAAAATACCGGGTTACACGCTTAAAACGCCCCATTGACATTTATAATAAATATTTAACAAGCAAAACTGGTTTTTCGTTTCGATTTTTAGCAGGCTGATATTTACAATGTTGATTACTCTCTGTTTTAACAAAAACAGCGACGTTGTAATGTTGAAACGAAACCGTAAATTCAGAGTTAAATGTAACAGCGCTAAAATGCGTTACGCCTGTCGATTTTTAACACAAGCCGCGTCGTTTTTTTTCTATTTTTTTTGATAAAAATTAAACTTTGTTTGACTTAATAATCACCAGGTGCCGCTCCCCTTCTAACTGCGGAACGAGCAATTTTTCAACGGATTCGACGCTAAAATCGTCAGGTAGAGAGGCAATTTCATCCCCTGGCAATTGCCCTTTTAAGGCATAAAAACGCCCTTTCTCTCCCGGCAGATGGTGACACCAGCTCACCATATCATTCAACGATGCGAAAGCGCGGCTGATAACGCCATCAAACGGCGGTTCGGAGGGATACGCTTCAACGCGACTTTGAACCGGCGTGATGTTTTCCAGCTTAAGTTCGTGCTGAACCTGACGCAGAAAACGAACCCGCTTACCCAGACTGTCGAGTAAAGTGAAATGCGCACCAGGAAGAACGATAGCAAGCGGAATGCCTGGCAGACCCGGTCCTGTTCCCACATCGATAAAACGCAGCCCCTGAAGATACGGCGCAACGACAATACTGTCGAGGATATGACGAACCAGCATCTCGTCAGGGTCACGTACAGAGGTCAGGTTGTAGGCTTTGTTCCATTTATGCAGCATATCAACATAGGCCACCAGTTGGTTTTTCTGGTGATCGGTAAGCGAAATACTGGCTTCATTCAGCAGGCGAGAAAGTTTGTTGAGCACGTAGAATACCTGTTAGCAATAATTTGCCGGAGGGCGGTTTCGCCTTATCCGGCCTACATTCCAGGCCCGATAAGCGCAGCGCCACCGGGCATTCTTCGATGAATTAAGCGCTGCGACGCAGCATTCCCTGCTTTTTCAACCATACCAACAGAATTGAAATAGCCGCAGGAGTAACGCCAGATATACGCGACGCCTGCCCGATAGAAACCGGTTTGTGATCGTTCAGTTTGGCGATGACTTCGTTCGACAGACCAGAAACCTGACGATAATCCAGCGTGGCAGGCAACAGGGTGTTTTCATTACGCTGCTGTTTTTCAATCTCATCCTGCTGGCGAGCGATATACCCTTCGTATTTCACCTGGATTTCCACCTGCTCAGCGGCTTGCTCATCTTCAAGCGCAGGCGAGAATGCGGCAAGCGAAGTGAGCTGCGCGTAGGTCATTTCCGGACGACGCAGGAGATCTTCGCCGCTGGCTTCACGGGAGAGAGGCGTAGACAGATGCGCATTCACATCTTCGGCAGATTCCGCAGATGGCGTTACCCAGGTTGACTTCAGCCGCTGGCGCTCGCGTTCGATGTTTTCTAACTTCTCGTTAAAGCGCGCCCAGCGTTCATCGTCCACCAGACCCAGCTCGCGGCCCATTTCAGTCAGGCGCAGATCGGCGTTGTCTTCGCGCAACATCAGGCGGTATTCCGCACGGGAAGTGAACATACGATACGGTTCTTTGGTACCCAGCGTACACAGATCGTCTACCAGCACGCCCAGGTAGGCCTGAGAACGTGCAGGTGCCCAACCCTCTTTGTCAGCGGAAAGACGCGCCGCGTTCAGACCGGCGAGCAAGCCCTGGGCAGCCGCTTCTTCATAGCCAGTAGTACCGTTGATTTGACCAGCAAAGAATAGACCGTGGATAAATTTACTTTCCAAGGTTGGTTTCAGATCGCGCGGGTCGAAGAAATCATATTCGATGGCGTAGCCAGGGCGAACGATCTTCGCGTTTTCCATCCCCTGCATAGAGCGAACGATTTGCATTTGAACGTCAAACGGCAAACTGGTGGAGATACCATTCGGATAAATTTCGTTCGACGTCAGGCCTTCCGGCTCGAGGAAGATCTGATGCTGGTTGCGATCGGCAAAGCGCATGACTTTGTCTTCGATCGACGGACAATAGCGTGGACCGATCCCTTCGATCACCCCGGCATACATTGGACTACGATCGAGGTTGTTGCGGATCACGTCATGGGTTTTCTCGTTGGTATACGTGATATAACACGGAACCTGTTGCGGATGCTGCGCGGCATTGCCCATGAATGAGAACACCGGCATCGGGTTATCACCATGCTGCTGCGCCAGCACGCTGAAATCAATCGTGCGCGCATCGATACGCGGTGGAGTACCCGTTTTAAGACGACTGACGCGTAATGGCAGCTCACGCAGACGACGAGACAACGGGATAGACGGCGGATCGCCAGCACGGCCCCCGCTGTAGTTATCCAGACCAATGTGGATTTTACCGTCAAGGAACGTGCCCACGGTCAGTACCACCGCTTTAGCGCGGAATTTGAGCCCCATTTGGGTTACCGCGCCCACCACGCGATCATTTTCGACAATCAGATCTTCAACCGCCTGTTGGAAGATCATCAGGTTGGGCTGATTCTCCAGGGCAGTACGTACCGCCTGACGATACAGCACGCGATCTGCCTGAGCGCGGGTGGCGCGAACCGCCGGACCTTTACTTGCGTTTAGTATCCTAAACTGGATGCCTGCCCGATCGATTGCTTTGGCCATCAGACCACCGAGCGCATCCACTTCTTTTACCAGATGTCCCTTGCCAATACCGCCAATTGCCGGGTTGCAACTCATTTGCCCCAACGTATCGATATTGTGTGTCAAAAGCAGAGTCTGTTGACCCATACGCGCTGCGGCCATCGCGGCCTCAGTGCCTGCATGACCCCCGCCAATGATAATGACGTCAAAAGGATCCTGATAAAACATGGTAATTGCCTCGCATAACGCGGTGTGAAAATGGATTGAAGCCCGGGCGGTGGATTCTACTCAACTTTAGCCGATGGAGAAAGCCCCGGGATCCTGGCTATTAAAAAGAAGATCTTTTTATTTAGAGATCTGTTCTATTGTGATCTCTTATTAGGATCGCAGAGGGCTGTGGATAACCCGGATCCTGCAATTAAGATCAAGACGTTGGAAAGGATCACTAGCTGTGAATGATCGGTGATCGTGGCCCGTATAAGCTGGGATCAAAACAGGGAGTTATGCACAACTCAAAAAGTGATCTCGGGTTATTCTTTGGATAACTACCGGTTGATCCAAGCTTTCTACCAGATTTATCCACAACTGATTGCGCGATCTTTACACTTATTTGAGTAAATTAATCCAGTCGTCGAGCCAGATCTCCGCAGGATCTTCCGGAATTTCATGTTCAAGAATGTTGATCTTCAGGGTTTCCCCAAGCTGTTTTGCCCCGATGCCTTTCAGTTCGGTTTCTATTTTCTCAATAGCGCCGCAAAACGTGTCGTATTCGCGACTGCCAATACCAATAGCGCCAAAACGAACCTGTGAAAGGTCTGGTTTTTGCGTTTGAAGATCTTCACAAAAGGGGGCCAGGTTGTCCGGAATATCCCCCGCGCCATGCGTGGAGCTGATCACCAGCCAGATTCCGGAGGTAGACAGATCTTCTAACAGCGGTCCGTGCAGCGTTTCGGTTGAAAAACCGGCATTCTCCAGCTTTTCAGCCAGATGTTCTGCCACATATTCGGCTCCGCCGAGGGTGCTGCCGCTGATAAGAGTTATGTCCGCCATGTGAGCCCTTCCTGAAAAAGAAGGGCTATTGTACGCTGTGAACGGGCTGGGATCTACCTGTGGAAAAATGTGGGATTAAAAAAATTGATCATGGCTTAATCGTACGCATAATCGGGTTCTGCAGGACGATCAGGGTTTCAGTGGACTGAATTTCATCAATTGTTTGGATCTTGTTGATAAGTACATGCTGGAGCGCGTCGATCGACTTACACATAACCTTGATAAAGATGCTGTAATGGCCCGTGGTGTAATACGCTTCGGTTACTTCATCCAGGCTTTCCAGGCGGGCCAGCGCAGCGGGATAATCTTTCGCGCTTTTCAGAATAATGCCAATAAAGCAGCCGACGTCATAACCCAATTGCTTCGGGCTGACATCAATTCGCGCGCCGGTAATGATCCCCGCCTGCTTCATTTTTTCTACGCGCACGTGAATAGTGCCTGGACTGACGCCAAATTGTTTCGCCAGTTCAGCGTAAGCGGTGCGCGCATTTTCCATTAATGCGTCGAGAATGCCGCGGTCCAGATTGTCGATCTGATAATTTTCCATTGTTTTTTCTTATGCAGATTAATGATTCCTTTTATTTTAGCCTTATATTTTATTGAATCAAAACCGTAACCGGCTTTTTGTTTGTTGAATATTGAATAGTGCCCACGTTTTGTTGCTTAATCATAGGCAACAGGACGCAGGAGTATAAAAGATGAAAACCGCTTACATTGCCAAACAACGCCAAATTAGCTTCGTGAAATCTCACTTTTCTCGCCAACTGGAAGAGCGTCTGGGTCTGATTGAAGTCCAGGCGCCGATCTTAAGCCGCGTAGGAGATGGCACGCAGGATAACTTGTCTGGCTGTGAAAAAGCGGTACAGGTAAAAGTGAAAGCGTTGCCTGACGCCCAGTTCGAAGTGGTACATTCACTGGCGAAGTGGAAACGCCAAACCCTGGGGCAGCATGACTTCAGCGCCGGAGAAGGGCTGTACACGCACATGAAAGCCCTTCGCCCCGATGAAGACCGTCTCTCCCCGCTCCACTCGGTCTATGTGGATCAGTGGGACTGGGAGCGTGTGATGGGCGATGGCGAGCGCCAATTTTCCACCCTGAAAAGCACAGTAGAGGCTATATGGGCAGGAATTAAGGCGACGGAAGCGGAAGTGCATAAACAGTTTGGTCTGGCACCGTTCCTGCCGGATCAGATCCATTTCGTTCACAGTCAGGAACTGCTGGCGCGTTTCCCGGATCTGGATGCGAAAGGGCGCGAACGCGCGATCGCCAAAGAACTTGGTGCCGTTTTCCTGGTGGGGATAGGCGGTAAACTAAGCGATGGCCACCGCCATGATGTACGCGCGCCGGATTATGATGACTGGAGCTCCGCATCTGAGCTGGGCTACGCCGGTCTGAACGGCGATATCCTGGTGTGGAACCCGGTGCTGGAAGATGCGTTTGAGCTTTCCTCTATGGGTATCCGCGTAGATGCCGATACGCTGATGCGCCAGCTGGCGTTGACCGGTGATGAAGATCGCCTGCAACTGGAGTGGCATCAGGCGCTGCTGCGCGGCGAAATGCCGCAGACCATCGGCGGCGGGATTGGGCAGTCGCGTCTGACGATGTTGCTGCTGCAATTGCCGCACATTGGCCAGGTGCAGTGTGGCGTATGGCCTGCGCAGGTGCGTGAAAGCATTCCTGCTATTTTATAAGCGGTCAGCGCCGCCAGCGTCGCAGCAGGCGGCTTCGCATCCCGGTATCAAAGCGCCAGATATGATCGAAAATGCGCATGATGCCGGGTTTGCCGTGGGCTGACATCGCCACTGCATGGAATCGGTGCTGGTGAAGGCGCTGCAACTCTTCCACCTTACTTACGACATCGTCCGGCAAGCGCTGGGCGATAAAATCCGAAATGACCACCGTATCGGCATCAAACCATTCTCTTTCCTGCATACGCTCAATAATGGCGCGAAAACAGCTGGCAATATCGGTTCCGCCGCGAAAACGTTGGCTTAAAAAGCGGATGGCCTGTTCAATACCCTCCGGGCCGGATAGCTCGTAGCGCACCACTTCACTGGAAAACAGCATAATAAAACAGCGGCGGTTATCCGCCAGCGCAACGCGCATCAACGCCAGGCAGAACGCTTTTGCGCACTGCTCGTTAAATCCGCCCATTGAACCTGAGGTGTCCACGCAGACAATAAACGGCCCGCGTGGCTGCTCGTCGACGTCCTGGTGAACCACGGGGCGCTCGGTGACTTTTTCTCGCCAGGCCTCGCCGTGCAGACGATAGGTGAGAAGTTGTTTTTCCACCAGCCGGCGGTAGAACTCATATTCCAGTTCGGTGATACCGAGCGTTGCCAGTTCCGGCGGTAACAGGCGCAGGATATCGTTGCTTTGCTGAATACCGTCGACCTGCTCAGGCACTGTAGCGGGTTCGCGTACCAGAGTACGAAAGGTTTCCATCGGCGCGTCTTTTTTCGGCACCGATTTGGCCTCCCGGGAGCGCCCCAGTTGTTCCGCCAGCTGCTTTAATTCCGGCTGGTCAGCAAGAAATTCGCCGTATTTTACGATCAGTTGATAATCGCCGCGTTTAAGCTGGCCCGCACTCATAT
The Salmonella bongori NCTC 12419 DNA segment above includes these coding regions:
- the atpA gene encoding F0F1 ATP synthase subunit alpha, whose protein sequence is MQLNSTEISELIKQRIAQFNVVSEAHNEGTIVSVSDGVIRIHGLADCMQGEMISLPGNRYAIALNLERDSVGAVVMGPYADLAEGMKVKCTGRILEVPVGRGLLGRVVNTLGAPIDGKGPVDNDGFSAVEAIAPGVIDRQSVDQPVQTGYKAVDSMIPIGRGQRELIIGDRQTGKTALAIDAIINQRDSGIKCIYVAIGQKASTISNVVRKLEEHGALANTIVVVATASESAALQYLAPYAGCAMGEYFRDRGEDALIIYDDLSKQAVAYRQISLLLRRPPGREAFPGDVFYLHSRLLERAARVNADYVEAFTKGEVKGKTGSLTALPIIETQAGDVSAFVPTNVISITDGQIFLESNLFNAGIRPAVNPGISVSRVGGAAQTKIMKKLSGGIRTALAQYRELAAFSQFASDLDDATRKQLDHGQKVTELLKQKQYAPMSVAQQSLVLFAAERGYLADVELAKIGSFEAALLAYVDRDHAPLMQEINQSGGYNDEIEGKLKGILDSFKATQSW
- the atpH gene encoding F0F1 ATP synthase subunit delta, translated to MSEFVTVARPYAKAAFDFAVEHQSVERWQDMLAFAAEVTKNEQMAELLSGALAPETLAESFIAVCGEQLDENGQNLIRVMAENNRLIALPDVLEQFIHLRAASEATSEVEVTSATALSEEQLSKISAAMEKRLSRKVKLNCKIDKSVMAGVIIRAGDMVIDGSVRGRLERLADVLQS
- the atpF gene encoding F0F1 ATP synthase subunit B, which produces MNLNATILGQAIAFILFVWFCMKYVWPPLMAAIEKRQKEIADGLASAERAHKDLDLAKASATDQLKKAKAEAQVIIEQANKRRAQILDEAKTEAEQERTKIVAQAQAEIEAERKRAREELRKQVAILAVAGAEKIIERSVDEAANSDIVDKLVAEL
- the atpE gene encoding F0F1 ATP synthase subunit C, whose product is MENLNMDLLYMAAAVMMGLAAIGAAIGIGILGGKFLEGAARQPDLIPLLRTQFFIVMGLVDAIPMIAVGLGLYVMFAVA
- the atpB gene encoding F0F1 ATP synthase subunit A, translated to MASENMTPQDYIGHHLNNLQLDLRTFSLVDPQNPPATFWTLNIDSMFFSVVLGLLFLVMFRSVAKKATSGVPGKFQTAIELIVGFVHGSVKDMYHGKSKLIAPLALTIFVWVFLMNLMDLLPIDLLPYIAEHWLGLPATRVVPSADVNITLSMALGVFILILYYSIKMKGIGGFAKELTLQPFNHWAFIPVNLILEGVSLLSKPVSLGLRLFGNMYAGELIFILIAGLLPWWSQWILNVPWAIFHILIITLQAFIFMVLTIVYLSMASEEH
- the atpI gene encoding F0F1 ATP synthase subunit I, producing MSVSLVSRNVARKLLLIQFLAVMASGLLFCLKDPFWGISALCGGLAVALPNMLFMIFAWRHQAHTPAKGRVSWTFAFGEAFKVLAMLVLLVVALAVLKAVFLPLIVTWVLVLVVQILAPAVINNKG
- the rsmG gene encoding 16S rRNA (guanine(527)-N(7))-methyltransferase RsmG is translated as MLNKLSRLLNEASISLTDHQKNQLVAYVDMLHKWNKAYNLTSVRDPDEMLVRHILDSIVVAPYLQGLRFIDVGTGPGLPGIPLAIVLPGAHFTLLDSLGKRVRFLRQVQHELKLENITPVQSRVEAYPSEPPFDGVISRAFASLNDMVSWCHHLPGEKGRFYALKGQLPGDEIASLPDDFSVESVEKLLVPQLEGERHLVIIKSNKV
- the mnmG gene encoding tRNA uridine-5-carboxymethylaminomethyl(34) synthesis enzyme MnmG, which translates into the protein MFYQDPFDVIIIGGGHAGTEAAMAAARMGQQTLLLTHNIDTLGQMSCNPAIGGIGKGHLVKEVDALGGLMAKAIDRAGIQFRILNASKGPAVRATRAQADRVLYRQAVRTALENQPNLMIFQQAVEDLIVENDRVVGAVTQMGLKFRAKAVVLTVGTFLDGKIHIGLDNYSGGRAGDPPSIPLSRRLRELPLRVSRLKTGTPPRIDARTIDFSVLAQQHGDNPMPVFSFMGNAAQHPQQVPCYITYTNEKTHDVIRNNLDRSPMYAGVIEGIGPRYCPSIEDKVMRFADRNQHQIFLEPEGLTSNEIYPNGISTSLPFDVQMQIVRSMQGMENAKIVRPGYAIEYDFFDPRDLKPTLESKFIHGLFFAGQINGTTGYEEAAAQGLLAGLNAARLSADKEGWAPARSQAYLGVLVDDLCTLGTKEPYRMFTSRAEYRLMLREDNADLRLTEMGRELGLVDDERWARFNEKLENIERERQRLKSTWVTPSAESAEDVNAHLSTPLSREASGEDLLRRPEMTYAQLTSLAAFSPALEDEQAAEQVEIQVKYEGYIARQQDEIEKQQRNENTLLPATLDYRQVSGLSNEVIAKLNDHKPVSIGQASRISGVTPAAISILLVWLKKQGMLRRSA
- the mioC gene encoding FMN-binding protein MioC; the encoded protein is MADITLISGSTLGGAEYVAEHLAEKLENAGFSTETLHGPLLEDLSTSGIWLVISSTHGAGDIPDNLAPFCEDLQTQKPDLSQVRFGAIGIGSREYDTFCGAIEKIETELKGIGAKQLGETLKINILEHEIPEDPAEIWLDDWINLLK
- the asnC gene encoding transcriptional regulator AsnC — protein: MENYQIDNLDRGILDALMENARTAYAELAKQFGVSPGTIHVRVEKMKQAGIITGARIDVSPKQLGYDVGCFIGIILKSAKDYPAALARLESLDEVTEAYYTTGHYSIFIKVMCKSIDALQHVLINKIQTIDEIQSTETLIVLQNPIMRTIKP
- the asnA gene encoding aspartate--ammonia ligase codes for the protein MKTAYIAKQRQISFVKSHFSRQLEERLGLIEVQAPILSRVGDGTQDNLSGCEKAVQVKVKALPDAQFEVVHSLAKWKRQTLGQHDFSAGEGLYTHMKALRPDEDRLSPLHSVYVDQWDWERVMGDGERQFSTLKSTVEAIWAGIKATEAEVHKQFGLAPFLPDQIHFVHSQELLARFPDLDAKGRERAIAKELGAVFLVGIGGKLSDGHRHDVRAPDYDDWSSASELGYAGLNGDILVWNPVLEDAFELSSMGIRVDADTLMRQLALTGDEDRLQLEWHQALLRGEMPQTIGGGIGQSRLTMLLLQLPHIGQVQCGVWPAQVRESIPAIL
- the viaA gene encoding ATPase RavA stimulator ViaA, producing the protein MLTLDTLNVMLAVSEEGMVEEVILTLLASPQLAVFFEKFPRLKNAITADIPRWREALRSRLKGARVPPELTKEVMCYQQSQLLSTPQLIVQLPQILALLHRLQSPYAVQAQQLVESNSAFTPALHTLFLQRWRLSLVVQATTLNQHLLEEEREQLLSEVQERMTLSGQLEPALAENDNAAGRLWDMSAGQLKRGDYQLIVKYGEFLADQPELKQLAEQLGRSREAKSVPKKDAPMETFRTLVREPATVPEQVDGIQQSNDILRLLPPELATLGITELEYEFYRRLVEKQLLTYRLHGEAWREKVTERPVVHQDVDEQPRGPFIVCVDTSGSMGGFNEQCAKAFCLALMRVALADNRRCFIMLFSSEVVRYELSGPEGIEQAIRFLSQRFRGGTDIASCFRAIIERMQEREWFDADTVVISDFIAQRLPDDVVSKVEELQRLHQHRFHAVAMSAHGKPGIMRIFDHIWRFDTGMRSRLLRRWRR